The proteins below are encoded in one region of Sphingobacterium sp. R2:
- a CDS encoding RagB/SusD family nutrient uptake outer membrane protein — MNNIRNKSRNLGKGIAFLLASTLAISSCSKEFLQPDPLSIYLPNETFNTESGLLSAMAICDRHLKGYWATDHNEMLTLGTEYIFSELMVASNTDKRSMMADVANMLTPTSDNSSLQNLDRSNSLWYLWQETYKGISYANTIIKYVDQVQTLSEQDRNAYKGRAYFHRAFRYMALVFEYGDVPLVTTIIDVPKQNYRSTKRDAILQMITKDMEFAVQWVPDQKNMSLIGMINKGACRMLLAKCYLAIGEYQKAREQTDILIDQSGYALMTESFGTFNDGGEGQTWPITRNVIWDMHRPENKLIASNREVIMGMPNRGADAESFVKMLTMRILYPFVFDSRIQTTDGKQALLNIKRNSGDYNAKYDYMRAFGRGIGTFRPTSFQSQGVWAVNGKQDEGDLRHSSKVGNWVRMEDYKVNNKASKDFGKPLLLNDPATGKLLCSDTIRRWYDVPHYKFFLDDPVSEANISGSDGSRGATNGSIADWYLYRLAEAYLLRAEAKYYINPSDGTIKDDLNAIRKRAKCTQLYDGPVTIGDIMNERARELYWEEWRNVELKRVSLCLARSGKPDEWGNVYNLDNFDKQSGTDASGGSYWYQRIVHYSLYNKGIIHVNATGLSDINYTMDKKNMYWPIPNVAITSNIKGQLKQNYGYDGYNPATPVWDQWEDAVADESKVE; from the coding sequence ATGAACAATATACGAAACAAATCCAGAAACCTGGGCAAGGGTATAGCCTTTTTGCTTGCCAGTACACTAGCGATAAGCAGCTGCTCGAAAGAATTTTTGCAGCCCGACCCGCTGTCAATTTATTTACCAAATGAAACGTTTAATACCGAGTCTGGTTTACTTTCAGCAATGGCCATCTGCGACCGCCATCTTAAGGGGTATTGGGCCACAGATCATAACGAGATGCTGACCCTAGGTACAGAGTACATCTTTTCTGAACTAATGGTGGCCAGCAATACGGACAAACGCAGCATGATGGCGGATGTGGCCAATATGCTGACACCGACCAGTGACAACTCCAGCTTACAGAATCTCGACCGATCTAACAGCCTATGGTATCTATGGCAGGAAACGTATAAAGGGATCAGTTATGCCAATACCATTATCAAGTACGTGGATCAGGTTCAGACCCTGAGCGAGCAAGATCGGAATGCTTATAAAGGACGGGCTTATTTCCATAGGGCTTTCCGCTATATGGCATTGGTGTTTGAGTATGGCGATGTTCCTTTGGTGACGACAATCATCGATGTGCCCAAACAGAATTACCGAAGTACCAAGCGCGATGCCATTTTGCAGATGATAACCAAGGACATGGAATTTGCTGTCCAATGGGTACCGGATCAGAAAAATATGAGCCTGATCGGTATGATCAACAAAGGGGCCTGCCGCATGTTGCTGGCAAAATGTTATCTGGCCATAGGGGAGTACCAAAAGGCCAGAGAGCAAACCGATATCCTGATTGACCAGTCGGGCTATGCTTTGATGACTGAAAGCTTCGGTACATTTAATGATGGCGGGGAAGGGCAGACCTGGCCTATTACGCGTAATGTGATCTGGGATATGCACCGACCTGAAAATAAATTGATCGCCAGCAACCGCGAGGTGATCATGGGAATGCCCAACCGGGGTGCCGATGCGGAGTCTTTTGTGAAAATGCTCACCATGCGGATCTTATATCCCTTTGTGTTCGACTCGCGGATACAAACGACCGATGGGAAACAGGCTTTGCTGAATATCAAACGCAACAGTGGGGATTACAATGCAAAATATGATTACATGCGGGCCTTTGGTCGCGGTATTGGAACTTTTCGACCCACTTCTTTCCAGTCCCAGGGGGTATGGGCGGTCAACGGAAAGCAAGATGAGGGCGACCTGCGCCACAGTTCGAAGGTAGGAAACTGGGTACGCATGGAAGATTACAAGGTCAACAATAAAGCTTCCAAAGATTTTGGTAAACCACTTTTACTTAACGATCCAGCGACAGGGAAACTCCTTTGTAGCGATACCATCCGTCGCTGGTACGATGTGCCCCATTATAAATTTTTTCTGGATGACCCAGTAAGCGAGGCCAATATCAGCGGTTCGGACGGTTCGCGGGGGGCTACCAACGGTAGCATTGCAGATTGGTACCTCTATCGCCTGGCAGAAGCCTATCTCTTGCGCGCCGAAGCCAAGTATTATATCAATCCGTCTGATGGAACTATTAAAGATGACTTAAATGCCATACGTAAGCGGGCAAAATGTACGCAGCTCTATGATGGGCCAGTGACCATTGGAGATATTATGAATGAAAGGGCTCGCGAGCTCTACTGGGAGGAATGGCGTAATGTGGAATTGAAACGGGTATCGCTTTGCCTGGCACGTAGCGGCAAACCGGATGAATGGGGAAATGTATATAATCTGGATAATTTTGATAAACAAAGTGGCACAGATGCCAGTGGCGGTAGCTACTGGTATCAACGCATTGTGCATTATAGCTTATACAACAAAGGCATCATTCATGTCAATGCAACAGGCCTAAGTGATATTAACTATACCATGGATAAAAAGAATATGTATTGGCCAATCCCCAATGTAGCGATCACTTCGAATATTAAAGGACAGTTAAAGCAAAACTATGGCTACGATGGTTACAATCCGGCTACGCCAGTATGGGATCAATGGGAGGATGCTGTTGCGGATGAATCTAAAGTGGAATAG